The Actinopolymorpha sp. NPDC004070 genome contains the following window.
GGCGGTGTTCGCCGGCAACTACACCGTCCGGTCCCGGGTCACCCACGGCACGCCGATCCTGACCGTCAAGCCCAACTCCGCCACGCCCGAACCCGCACCCGCCCAGCCGGTGGAGGAGAAGACCGACGTCACGGTGTCGGACCGGGCCCGGGCCGCGCGGGTGGTGGAGCGTTCGCCGCGCACCCAGACCGGGCGCCCGGAGCTGACCGAGGCGGCGATCGTCGTCTCCGGTGGCCGCGGCGTCGGCTCGGCGGACAACTTCGCCGTCGTCGAGGGGCTCGCCGACGCGCTCGGCGGCGCGGTCGGCGCGTCCCGCGCCGCCGTGGACGCCGGTTGGTACCCCCACGCGTACCAGGTGGGCCAGACGGGCAAGACCGTCTCCCCGCAGCTGTACCTCGCCGCCGGCATCTCCGGTGCGATCCAGCACCGGGCGGGCATGCAGACCTCGAAGACGATCGCGGTGGTCAACAAGGACCCGGAGGCGCCGATCTTCGAGATGGCCGACTTCGGCGTCGTCGGCGACCTGCACGCGGTGCTGCCGCAGGCGACCGAGGAGGTCAACCGCCGCAAGGGCTGACCGGCGAGAGCGACGCACCGGGCATTGCACCCGGCGAACGCCGGTCCACGCGGGCTGACCGCGTGGACCGGCGTTCGCACGTCGTGCGCCCAGCCGGTACGGTCGGACGCAGTGACGCGGGGTGTCCCGTACGCCGGGACTGAGATCACACCCGTCGAACCTGATCCAGATCATGCTGGCGAAGGGACTGTCGCGCGATGGTCACGACCACGTCTGTCACCGCGGACGCCGTAGCGGGGGTA
Protein-coding sequences here:
- a CDS encoding electron transfer flavoprotein subunit alpha/FixB family protein — encoded protein: MSEILVLVDHVDGVVRKTTTELLTMARRLGEPYAVFVGSGYEQARDTLATYGAQKVYLLEQPELTDHLVAPKAEALAQLAERATPAAIMLASGAEGKEIAGRLAIKLASGVLTDVVDVQPGDGTVVATQAVFAGNYTVRSRVTHGTPILTVKPNSATPEPAPAQPVEEKTDVTVSDRARAARVVERSPRTQTGRPELTEAAIVVSGGRGVGSADNFAVVEGLADALGGAVGASRAAVDAGWYPHAYQVGQTGKTVSPQLYLAAGISGAIQHRAGMQTSKTIAVVNKDPEAPIFEMADFGVVGDLHAVLPQATEEVNRRKG